Proteins found in one Streptococcus iniae genomic segment:
- a CDS encoding L-lactate dehydrogenase — translation MTVTKQHKKVILVGDGAVGSSYAFALVTQNIAQELGIIDIFKEKTQGDAEDLSHALAFTSPKKIYAAEYSDCHDADLVVLTAGAPQKPGETRLDLVEKNLRINKEVVTQIVASGFNGIFLVAANPVDVLTYSTWKFSGFPKERVIGSGTSLDSARFRQALAEKIGIDARSVHAYIMGEHGDSEFAVWSHANVAGVKLEQWLQDNRDIDEQGLVDLFISVRDAAYSIINKKGATFYGIAVALARITKAILDDENAVLPLSVFQEGQYEDVTDCYIGQPAIVGAYGIVRPVNIPLNDAELQKMQASANQLKAIIDQAFEKEEFASAAKN, via the coding sequence ATGACTGTAACCAAACAACACAAAAAAGTTATTTTAGTCGGCGATGGTGCCGTAGGATCATCTTACGCTTTTGCATTGGTAACTCAAAATATCGCTCAAGAGCTTGGTATTATTGATATTTTTAAAGAAAAAACTCAAGGGGATGCTGAAGATTTAAGCCATGCACTTGCATTCACATCACCTAAAAAAATCTATGCCGCTGAGTATTCAGATTGCCATGATGCTGACCTTGTTGTTTTAACTGCTGGTGCTCCTCAAAAACCAGGTGAAACACGTCTTGATCTTGTTGAGAAAAACCTTCGTATCAACAAAGAAGTTGTTACACAAATCGTAGCATCAGGATTTAATGGTATTTTCCTTGTTGCTGCTAACCCAGTTGACGTTCTAACTTACTCAACATGGAAATTCTCTGGATTCCCTAAAGAGCGCGTTATCGGTTCAGGTACTTCACTTGACTCAGCTCGCTTCCGTCAAGCACTTGCTGAAAAAATCGGGATCGATGCTCGTTCAGTCCATGCTTATATTATGGGTGAACACGGTGATTCAGAATTCGCTGTTTGGTCACACGCTAATGTAGCTGGTGTTAAACTTGAACAATGGTTACAAGATAACCGTGACATCGATGAGCAAGGTCTTGTTGACTTATTCATCTCTGTTCGTGATGCTGCTTACTCAATCATCAATAAAAAAGGCGCAACTTTCTATGGTATTGCTGTAGCCCTTGCTCGTATTACAAAAGCCATTCTTGACGATGAAAATGCTGTTCTTCCTCTTTCTGTTTTCCAAGAAGGTCAATACGAAGACGTAACAGATTGCTACATTGGTCAACCAGCTATTGTTGGTGCTTACGGTATCGTTCGTCCAGTAAACATTCCATTAAATGATGCAGAATTACAAAAAATGCAAGCTTCAGCAAATCAATTAAAAGCTATTATTGATCAAGCCTTTGAAAAAGAAGAATTTGCTTCTGCTGCTAAAAATTAA
- the nox gene encoding H2O-forming NADH oxidase, which produces MSKIVVVGTNHAGTAAIKTMLNQYGKENEIVCFDQNSNISFLGCGMALWIGEQIDSAEGLFYSDKEELESLGATVHMKSPVVHIDYDKKEVTALVNGKEHIESYDKLLLATGSQPIIPPIKGVEIKEGSREFEATLENLQFVKLYQNAEDVINKLENPDINRVAVVGGGYIGVELAESFKRKGKEVVLVDIAETVMGAYYDLDFTEMMNQNLEKNGIELALGQAVQAIEGDQKVERIVTDKASYDVDMVIMCVGFRPNTALGNGQLETFENGAWIVDKKQETSMKDVYAIGDCATIYDNARDGVSYIALASNAVRTGIVAAHNLCGHDLEGVGVQGSNGISIFGLKMVSTGLTEERAKAAGFNAAVASFMDKQKPEFIKEDNHDVAIKIVYDKDSRLVLGCQMVSYEDMSMGIHMFSLAIMKKVTIEELSLMDIFFLPHFNKPYNYITMAALGAE; this is translated from the coding sequence ATGAGTAAAATCGTTGTCGTCGGAACTAACCATGCAGGAACAGCTGCTATTAAAACCATGTTAAATCAATATGGCAAAGAAAATGAGATTGTCTGTTTTGATCAAAATTCAAATATTTCATTCCTAGGCTGTGGTATGGCTTTGTGGATTGGTGAACAAATTGATAGTGCCGAAGGACTTTTCTATTCTGATAAAGAAGAACTTGAGTCACTTGGTGCAACTGTACACATGAAGTCACCAGTTGTTCATATCGACTACGATAAAAAAGAAGTGACTGCACTTGTAAATGGTAAAGAACATATTGAATCATACGACAAACTCTTGTTGGCTACAGGTTCGCAACCAATTATTCCACCAATTAAAGGTGTGGAAATCAAAGAAGGCTCACGCGAATTTGAGGCAACATTAGAAAATCTTCAATTTGTTAAACTTTACCAAAATGCTGAAGATGTTATTAATAAACTTGAAAATCCAGACATCAACCGTGTAGCAGTTGTTGGTGGTGGCTATATTGGTGTAGAACTTGCTGAAAGTTTTAAACGTAAAGGTAAGGAAGTTGTTCTTGTTGATATCGCTGAAACAGTAATGGGTGCTTACTACGATCTTGATTTCACTGAAATGATGAATCAAAATCTAGAGAAAAATGGCATTGAGTTAGCTTTAGGTCAAGCTGTACAAGCTATCGAAGGAGACCAAAAAGTTGAACGAATCGTTACAGATAAAGCAAGCTATGATGTTGACATGGTTATCATGTGTGTTGGCTTCCGTCCAAATACAGCTTTAGGAAATGGCCAACTTGAAACATTTGAAAATGGTGCTTGGATTGTTGATAAAAAACAAGAAACAAGCATGAAAGATGTTTATGCTATTGGAGACTGTGCAACGATTTACGATAACGCACGTGATGGTGTTTCTTACATCGCTTTAGCATCAAATGCAGTCCGTACTGGTATTGTCGCTGCCCACAATTTATGTGGACATGACTTAGAAGGTGTTGGTGTTCAAGGTTCAAACGGAATTAGCATTTTTGGTCTTAAAATGGTTTCAACTGGTTTGACAGAAGAACGTGCAAAAGCAGCTGGTTTTAATGCCGCAGTTGCCTCATTTATGGACAAACAAAAACCTGAGTTCATTAAAGAAGATAACCACGATGTTGCTATTAAAATTGTATACGATAAAGATAGCCGTCTTGTTTTAGGTTGCCAAATGGTATCTTACGAAGACATGTCAATGGGAATCCATATGTTCTCATTAGCCATCATGAAGAAAGTTACCATCGAAGAATTGTCATTAATGGATATTTTCTTCTTGCCACACTTTAACAAACCATACAACTACATTACAATGGCAGCACTTGGTGCAGAATAA
- a CDS encoding lysozyme family protein gives MFKFLKRIISFAFIIFCAYQCYITHENVKNVMQYKPMVEKILADNDTPANIDLVLAMIYTETKGGEVDVMQSSESSSGVKDSITDSQTSIEHGVKLLSHNLELAQKANVDSWTAVQAYNFGTAYITYIAQNGGENTLDLADNYSKKVVAPSLGNTSGETYFYHHPLALISGGKLYKNGGNIYYSREVHFNLYLIKAMSLF, from the coding sequence ATGTTTAAATTTTTAAAGCGCATCATAAGCTTTGCCTTTATCATATTCTGTGCTTATCAATGCTACATTACTCATGAAAATGTAAAAAATGTCATGCAATACAAACCTATGGTTGAAAAAATCTTGGCGGATAATGATACACCGGCAAACATTGATCTTGTGCTTGCAATGATTTACACAGAAACAAAAGGTGGAGAAGTTGACGTCATGCAATCTAGTGAAAGTAGCAGTGGCGTCAAAGACAGTATTACAGACAGCCAAACAAGTATTGAACATGGGGTAAAACTCTTATCCCACAATCTTGAATTAGCACAAAAAGCCAATGTTGACTCTTGGACAGCTGTTCAAGCTTATAATTTTGGAACTGCCTATATCACGTATATTGCTCAAAATGGAGGTGAAAACACCCTTGATTTGGCAGATAACTATTCTAAAAAAGTAGTGGCTCCAAGCCTTGGAAATACAAGTGGTGAAACTTATTTTTACCACCATCCCTTAGCATTAATTTCAGGTGGCAAACTCTATAAAAACGGTGGCAATATCTATTATTCTAGAGAAGTTCATTTTAATCTCTATTTAATCAAAGCTATGTCATTATTTTAA
- a CDS encoding nucleoid-associated protein encodes MLDIYIKKIIIHQFSPSDTELALAESTLAITPRIDEYFRKKITKVFSDDAKRGQFDSDNVFLDSITDDFIASSQKVAKLWKEEFVFSEDQKTNDLVFIQFDKDGQPYFAFLRIALKESFAHLSDSDDNPLSVTQNNLPSPAQAPDEALIINKETSAYYLIEKRVKHNGSFENYFSENLLKVRPEQSVKKSIKKIEQTAQKIAENFNQDDFSFQSKMKSAIFKNLDEEAELSPEKLADQLFDDNLTAKLTFVDQLKESIPEPIKVSDIDHSRQIKKLESQKLSLSNGIELTVPNAIYQDAESVEFIMNDDGTYSILIKNIEDIKNK; translated from the coding sequence ATGTTAGATATTTATATAAAAAAAATAATCATTCATCAATTTTCACCAAGTGATACAGAGCTTGCGCTAGCAGAATCAACACTTGCAATTACACCACGAATTGATGAATACTTCCGAAAAAAAATCACCAAGGTTTTTTCAGACGATGCCAAACGTGGGCAATTTGACTCTGATAATGTCTTTTTAGACAGCATTACAGATGATTTTATCGCCTCATCTCAAAAAGTTGCAAAATTATGGAAGGAAGAATTTGTTTTTTCCGAAGATCAAAAGACCAATGACTTAGTTTTTATTCAATTTGATAAAGATGGTCAGCCCTATTTTGCCTTTTTAAGAATCGCCTTAAAAGAAAGTTTTGCTCACCTATCAGATAGTGATGATAATCCCTTAAGCGTTACACAAAACAATTTGCCGAGCCCAGCACAAGCTCCAGATGAAGCCTTAATCATCAACAAAGAAACATCTGCCTATTATTTGATTGAAAAAAGGGTTAAACATAATGGTAGTTTTGAAAATTATTTTTCTGAAAACCTCTTAAAAGTGAGACCAGAACAATCTGTTAAAAAATCAATAAAAAAAATTGAACAGACTGCTCAAAAAATTGCTGAGAACTTCAATCAAGATGATTTTTCTTTCCAATCTAAGATGAAATCTGCTATTTTTAAAAACTTAGACGAAGAAGCAGAACTATCCCCTGAAAAGTTGGCAGATCAGTTGTTTGATGATAATCTTACAGCTAAATTAACCTTTGTTGATCAACTCAAAGAATCCATCCCTGAACCAATTAAAGTTAGTGATATCGACCATTCTCGTCAAATAAAAAAACTTGAAAGTCAAAAACTATCTTTGTCTAACGGTATTGAATTAACGGTACCAAATGCCATCTATCAAGATGCAGAGTCCGTTGAATTTATTATGAATGACGATGGGACATACTCTATCTTAATCAAAAATATTGAGGATATAAAAAATAAATAA
- the glyA gene encoding serine hydroxymethyltransferase, translating to MIFDKEDYQAYDRELWDAIHAEEERQEHNIELIASENIVSKAVMKAQGSLLTNKYAEGYPGKRYYGGTECVDVVENLAIDRAKELFGAKFANVQAHSGSQANAAAYMALIEAGDTVLGMDLAAGGHLTHGSPVNFSGKMYHFVAYSVDKETEMLDYDAILAQAQEVKPKLIVAGASAYSRTIDFAKFREIADKVGAYLMVDMAHIAGLVAAGLHPNPVPYADITTSTTHKTLRGPRGGLILTNDEELAKKINSAVFPGLQGGPLEHVIAAKAVSFKEALDSEFKVYAQNVIANTVAMAEVFAKDGRFRVISGGTDNHVFLVDVTSVIESGKLAQNLLDEVNITLNKNAIPFETLSPFKTSGIRIGCAAITSRGMGVEESQAIAQLIIQALANHDNEEVLAQVRKEVRAITDRFPLYG from the coding sequence ATGATTTTTGATAAAGAAGATTACCAAGCATATGATAGAGAACTTTGGGATGCCATTCATGCCGAGGAAGAAAGACAAGAACATAATATAGAACTAATTGCCTCTGAAAACATTGTTTCAAAAGCAGTCATGAAGGCTCAAGGATCACTTTTAACAAATAAATATGCTGAAGGCTATCCAGGCAAACGTTATTATGGTGGAACTGAATGCGTTGATGTGGTTGAAAATCTAGCCATTGATCGTGCCAAAGAATTATTTGGCGCTAAGTTTGCTAATGTACAGGCTCACTCTGGAAGTCAGGCCAATGCTGCAGCTTATATGGCACTTATTGAAGCCGGTGACACTGTTTTAGGCATGGATTTAGCTGCAGGTGGTCACTTAACACATGGTTCTCCAGTTAATTTTTCTGGGAAAATGTATCACTTTGTTGCTTACTCTGTTGATAAAGAAACCGAAATGTTAGATTATGATGCCATTTTAGCTCAAGCTCAAGAAGTTAAGCCAAAACTAATTGTTGCAGGGGCTTCAGCTTATTCACGTACCATTGATTTTGCTAAATTCCGAGAAATTGCTGACAAAGTTGGTGCCTATCTCATGGTTGATATGGCTCATATTGCTGGATTGGTTGCTGCTGGATTACACCCGAATCCAGTTCCTTATGCAGATATTACAACCTCAACAACACACAAGACCCTCAGAGGCCCACGTGGTGGTTTGATATTAACCAATGATGAAGAACTTGCTAAAAAAATTAATTCTGCTGTCTTTCCTGGCTTACAAGGCGGGCCATTAGAGCACGTTATTGCTGCAAAAGCGGTATCCTTTAAAGAGGCCTTAGATTCAGAGTTTAAAGTCTACGCCCAAAATGTGATTGCAAATACTGTCGCAATGGCAGAAGTCTTTGCTAAAGATGGTCGCTTTAGAGTTATTTCAGGCGGGACAGATAACCACGTCTTCTTGGTTGATGTAACTTCTGTTATAGAAAGTGGCAAACTGGCCCAAAACCTTCTTGACGAGGTAAATATTACTTTAAATAAAAACGCAATTCCATTTGAGACCTTATCACCATTTAAAACATCAGGCATTCGTATTGGTTGCGCAGCCATCACCAGTCGAGGTATGGGAGTAGAAGAAAGTCAAGCTATTGCACAACTTATTATTCAGGCTCTTGCCAATCATGATAATGAAGAAGTGCTTGCACAAGTTCGTAAAGAAGTACGTGCCATTACTGATCGTTTTCCACTTTACGGGTGA
- a CDS encoding GNAT family N-acetyltransferase, with protein sequence MLRRLKKSDCPRLQEINANALGYEVSLELTVAKLDALKQDKHHYFIGFSDDGTDDLLGYVHAERYESLYSKPALNILALAVLPEYQGQGIGRKLLMALEEKARQENYHFIRLNSASHRKKAHCFYRQLDYIDDKTQLRFLKLL encoded by the coding sequence ATGTTAAGAAGATTAAAGAAATCTGACTGCCCTAGATTACAAGAAATCAATGCCAATGCCTTAGGCTATGAAGTTTCACTCGAATTGACAGTTGCTAAACTTGATGCTTTAAAACAAGATAAACACCATTATTTTATTGGATTTTCCGATGATGGAACAGATGACTTACTAGGTTATGTTCATGCTGAAAGGTATGAGTCACTCTATTCAAAGCCAGCTCTAAACATCCTTGCTTTAGCAGTCTTGCCAGAGTATCAAGGACAAGGTATTGGTCGCAAGTTGCTGATGGCGTTAGAAGAAAAAGCAAGGCAAGAAAATTACCATTTTATTCGTTTAAATTCAGCAAGCCATCGTAAAAAAGCACATTGCTTTTACAGGCAATTGGATTATATCGACGACAAAACACAATTACGTTTTTTAAAGTTACTATAA
- a CDS encoding L-threonylcarbamoyladenylate synthase: MANLEKLIKEGGALVLPTETVYGIFADALNEKAVDAVYDLKQRPRDKAMNLNVADYQTILAYSKDQPAYLKKLYQAFLPGPLTIILKANDQVPTWINSGLKTVGFRLPNHPVTRHLIKKTGPLIGPSANVSGTESGKVFASIMASFNDQVTGVCDDAAITGKDSTILDLSSGKAQLLRQGTITKEMLLNKVPELKF, translated from the coding sequence ATGGCTAATTTGGAAAAACTCATCAAAGAAGGTGGAGCTTTGGTTTTACCTACAGAAACGGTATACGGCATTTTTGCAGATGCCCTAAACGAAAAGGCAGTTGATGCGGTCTATGACTTGAAGCAAAGACCTAGGGATAAAGCTATGAATCTAAATGTAGCTGATTACCAAACCATCTTGGCCTATTCAAAGGATCAACCAGCTTACTTGAAAAAACTTTATCAAGCATTTTTACCTGGGCCATTAACCATTATTTTAAAAGCTAACGATCAGGTTCCAACTTGGATTAATTCTGGTTTGAAAACCGTTGGCTTTCGTTTGCCAAATCACCCAGTTACTCGTCACCTTATCAAGAAAACAGGCCCCTTAATTGGTCCATCCGCCAATGTTTCTGGCACAGAAAGTGGTAAGGTTTTTGCATCCATCATGGCCTCGTTTAATGATCAGGTCACTGGTGTTTGTGATGATGCTGCAATAACAGGTAAAGATTCAACAATTCTTGATTTATCAAGTGGTAAAGCACAGCTATTACGTCAAGGCACCATTACAAAAGAAATGTTGTTGAACAAGGTCCCTGAACTTAAATTTTAG
- the prmC gene encoding peptide chain release factor N(5)-glutamine methyltransferase: MNYAQKISLAEQQLEAIGADKENISYVFKELKKWSTLDYLLHQNKEVTKEDLTLIETIMAQLLTERSPQYIVGKAYFRQLELMVDQRVLIPRPETEELVDLILAENEADCKTLLDIGTGSGAIAISLKDERPQWLVTASDISLDALSLAKANAQMCQQEITFCQSDVFSSISGKFDIIVSNPPYIAFDDKDEVGRNVLLSEPHIALFAEEDGFAIYRHILKEAKDFLTTKGKLYFEIGYKQGPGLLKLAETYFPEKRKRLVKDCFGKDRMVVIDNG, encoded by the coding sequence ATGAATTATGCACAAAAAATAAGTTTAGCAGAGCAACAATTGGAGGCTATTGGAGCAGATAAGGAAAATATTTCTTACGTCTTTAAAGAGTTGAAAAAATGGTCTACTTTAGATTATCTTCTTCATCAAAATAAAGAAGTTACTAAGGAAGACTTGACTCTGATTGAGACCATTATGGCACAGTTATTGACTGAACGCTCTCCACAATATATTGTCGGAAAAGCCTATTTTAGACAGTTAGAATTAATGGTTGACCAACGGGTTTTAATCCCACGTCCCGAAACAGAAGAACTTGTCGATTTGATTTTAGCTGAAAATGAGGCGGATTGCAAAACACTTTTAGACATCGGAACTGGCAGTGGAGCAATTGCTATCTCCTTAAAAGATGAGCGCCCACAGTGGCTAGTGACGGCATCAGATATCTCTTTAGATGCTTTATCACTCGCAAAAGCTAATGCACAGATGTGTCAGCAAGAGATCACTTTTTGCCAATCAGATGTTTTTAGTTCCATTTCAGGAAAGTTTGATATTATTGTTTCTAACCCTCCCTACATTGCTTTTGATGATAAAGATGAAGTGGGGCGAAATGTCTTGCTATCAGAACCACACATAGCACTTTTTGCTGAAGAAGATGGTTTTGCCATTTATCGACACATTTTAAAAGAAGCAAAGGATTTTTTGACAACCAAAGGCAAACTTTACTTTGAAATCGGTTATAAACAAGGTCCAGGTCTTCTTAAATTAGCAGAAACTTATTTTCCAGAAAAAAGAAAACGCCTTGTTAAAGATTGTTTTGGAAAGGATCGCATGGTGGTGATTGATAATGGCTAA
- the prfA gene encoding peptide chain release factor 1, whose protein sequence is MNIYDQLQSVEDRYEELGELLSDPDVVSDTKRFMALSKEEASTRETVTTYREYKAIIQAISDAEEMIKESSGDADLEEMAKEELKESKAAKEEYEEKLKILLLPKDPNDDKNIILEIRGAAGGDEAALFAGDLLNMYQKFAESQNWRFEVMEASYNGVGGIKEVIAMVSGQSVYSKLKYESGAHRVQRVPVTESQGRVHTSTATVLIMPEIEDVEYEIDPKDLRVDIYHASGAGGQNVNKVATAVRMVHIPTNIKVEMQEERTQQKNRDKAMKIIRARVADHFAQIAQDEQDAERKSTVGTGDRSERIRTYNFPQNRVTDHRIGLTLQKLDTILSGKMDEVVDALIMYDQTQKLESLNN, encoded by the coding sequence ATGAATATTTATGATCAATTACAGTCTGTTGAAGACCGTTATGAAGAGTTGGGAGAATTGCTGAGCGATCCAGATGTTGTCTCAGATACCAAGCGTTTTATGGCATTGTCAAAAGAAGAAGCAAGCACTCGCGAAACAGTAACAACCTATCGTGAATACAAAGCCATTATTCAAGCCATTAGTGACGCCGAAGAGATGATTAAAGAATCCTCTGGTGATGCAGATTTAGAAGAAATGGCAAAAGAAGAACTGAAAGAATCAAAGGCTGCAAAAGAAGAGTATGAAGAAAAATTAAAAATTCTTCTCTTGCCAAAAGATCCTAATGATGATAAAAACATCATTCTAGAAATCCGTGGGGCCGCTGGCGGAGATGAAGCTGCTTTATTTGCTGGCGACTTACTAAACATGTACCAAAAATTTGCTGAAAGTCAAAATTGGCGTTTTGAAGTTATGGAAGCTTCCTATAATGGTGTCGGCGGAATCAAAGAAGTTATTGCTATGGTTTCTGGACAATCTGTTTATTCAAAATTAAAATATGAATCTGGCGCACACCGTGTTCAACGCGTACCTGTAACAGAAAGCCAAGGGCGAGTTCATACATCCACAGCAACTGTTTTAATCATGCCTGAAATCGAAGATGTTGAATATGAAATTGATCCCAAAGACCTTCGAGTTGATATTTATCACGCCTCAGGTGCTGGTGGACAAAACGTCAATAAAGTAGCAACTGCTGTTCGTATGGTCCATATTCCAACTAATATCAAAGTTGAAATGCAAGAAGAACGCACCCAACAAAAAAACAGAGATAAGGCCATGAAAATTATTCGTGCCCGTGTCGCTGACCATTTTGCTCAAATTGCACAAGATGAACAAGATGCTGAGAGAAAATCAACAGTTGGTACTGGAGATCGCTCAGAGCGTATCCGTACCTATAATTTCCCTCAAAATCGTGTTACCGACCACCGTATTGGTTTAACCTTGCAAAAACTTGATACCATCTTGTCTGGTAAAATGGATGAAGTTGTCGATGCCTTGATTATGTATGACCAAACACAGAAATTGGAATCATTAAATAACTAA
- a CDS encoding thymidine kinase: MAQLYYKYGTMNSGKTIEILKVAHNYEEQGKPVVIMTSALDTRDGFGLVSSRIGMKREATPITDDMDIFSYISQLSEKPYCILIDECQFLSKENVYDLARVVDHLNVPVMAFGLKNDFQNELFEGSKYLLLLADKIDEIKTICQYCSKKATMVLRTENGKPVYQGQQIQIGGNETYIPVCRKHYFDPLIDKD; encoded by the coding sequence TTGGCTCAATTATACTATAAGTATGGGACAATGAATTCAGGGAAAACAATTGAAATCTTGAAAGTTGCACACAATTATGAAGAACAAGGAAAACCTGTTGTGATTATGACAAGTGCACTTGACACAAGAGATGGCTTTGGGTTAGTCTCCAGTCGTATTGGTATGAAACGAGAAGCAACACCGATTACTGATGATATGGATATTTTTTCTTATATCAGCCAACTTTCAGAAAAACCTTACTGTATTTTAATTGATGAATGTCAATTTTTAAGCAAGGAAAACGTCTATGACCTGGCCCGTGTTGTGGACCATTTAAATGTTCCAGTCATGGCCTTTGGTTTAAAAAATGATTTCCAAAATGAATTGTTTGAAGGCTCCAAATATTTGCTCTTGTTAGCAGATAAAATCGATGAGATTAAGACTATTTGTCAATATTGTAGTAAAAAAGCAACTATGGTCTTAAGAACAGAGAACGGTAAGCCTGTCTATCAGGGCCAACAAATTCAAATTGGTGGCAACGAAACCTATATTCCAGTTTGCCGAAAGCATTATTTTGACCCACTAATTGACAAAGACTAA
- a CDS encoding IS3 family transposase (programmed frameshift) yields MSRKIRRHFTDDFKQQIVDLHHAGMKRSELIKEYELTPSTFDKWVRQAKTTGSFKTIDNLTDEQRELIELRKRNKELEMQLDILKQAAVIMAPKREVITANKDKYSISAMCRWLNIPRSSYYYKTVKPVSEAELEENIKAIFLESKARYGARKIKKCLENEGIQRSRRRIRRIMHRLNLVSVYQKAVFKPHSKGKNEVAIPNHLARQFHQEKPLKALVTDLTYVRVGNGWAYVCFIMDLYNREIIGLSVGWHKTAELVKQAIQSIPYALTKVKIFHSDRGKEFDNALIDDVLTAFDIKRSLSQAGCPYDNAVAESTYRAFKIEFVHQETFQTLEELALKTKDYVHWWNHHRIHGSLNYQTPMTKRLTV; encoded by the exons ATGTCTAGAAAAATACGTCGCCACTTCACTGATGACTTTAAGCAACAAATCGTTGACCTTCACCATGCAGGGATGAAACGAAGTGAGCTTATCAAAGAATATGAGTTAACCCCATCAACCTTCGATAAGTGGGTTCGTCAGGCAAAAACAACTGGGTCATTTAAAACGATTGATAATCTGACAGATGAACAGCGTGAACTGATTGAACTCCGAAAACGCAATAAAGAACTCGAAATGCAGCTAGATATCCTAAAGCAAGCGGCAGTGATTATGGCAC CGAAAAGAGAAGTAATCACTGCTAATAAGGATAAATATAGCATTTCAGCTATGTGTCGTTGGTTGAACATTCCTCGTTCTAGCTATTACTACAAGACTGTTAAACCAGTCTCTGAAGCGGAACTTGAAGAAAATATCAAAGCTATTTTTCTCGAAAGTAAGGCCAGATACGGTGCTAGGAAAATCAAGAAATGTTTGGAAAATGAAGGTATCCAGCGGTCTCGTCGTCGGATTCGTCGCATCATGCACAGACTCAACTTAGTATCTGTTTATCAGAAAGCAGTCTTCAAGCCACATTCAAAAGGTAAGAATGAGGTAGCTATTCCTAATCACTTAGCCAGACAATTTCATCAAGAAAAGCCTCTAAAAGCTTTAGTGACAGACTTAACCTACGTTCGTGTCGGTAATGGCTGGGCTTATGTTTGTTTCATTATGGACCTCTACAACCGTGAAATCATTGGCTTATCGGTTGGTTGGCACAAGACAGCAGAGCTGGTGAAACAAGCGATTCAGAGTATTCCTTACGCTCTGACCAAGGTCAAGATATTCCATTCGGACAGAGGAAAAGAGTTCGACAATGCCTTGATAGATGATGTGCTTACAGCCTTTGATATCAAACGCTCACTTAGTCAAGCAGGTTGTCCTTACGACAATGCCGTAGCTGAGAGCACCTATCGCGCTTTCAAAATAGAATTTGTCCACCAGGAAACTTTCCAGACGCTAGAAGAATTGGCCCTTAAAACCAAGGACTATGTCCACTGGTGGAATCACCACCGCATTCATGGTAGTCTAAACTATCAGACGCCCATGACCAAAAGATTAACGGTCTAA
- a CDS encoding 4-oxalocrotonate tautomerase → MPFVTIDLFEGRSQEQKKQLAREVTEVVSRIANAPKENIHVIINDLPEGTYFPQGEMKTKN, encoded by the coding sequence ATGCCATTTGTTACAATTGATTTATTTGAAGGTCGTAGCCAAGAACAGAAAAAACAATTAGCCCGTGAAGTCACTGAAGTTGTTTCTCGAATTGCAAATGCCCCCAAAGAAAATATTCATGTCATTATCAATGACCTACCCGAGGGCACCTACTTCCCTCAAGGTGAGATGAAAACGAAAAATTAA